The Chryseolinea soli genome contains a region encoding:
- a CDS encoding ABC transporter permease, whose amino-acid sequence MITTGFRIAWRHARKFKIYSLINIGGLALGFASSIAILHFVSGEFSYDKFHRLSDNVYRLNTVTQTPTGSQVQAAGTPLLAPTLISDIPEVEAAVRLRHADDVLIEIGEKKFYETKVFYADSNFFNVLTFPLAQGNPHTALKEINTAVITTAFAKKYFGNQDPINKTIKVNDIVVQVSGVTLPAGKSHLDFDVLVSFETFTPPKGIPISLTSWAWTSFPTYVRLREGTDKASVEAKFPAFIRKYRSPEDARKINYQLQPVKDVYLHSRNILERDGISTKGDYTYTVGLAAIAALIMGIACFNFANLSTALSIYRVKETGVKRSLGSSRSEIFSQFIFESIVGAAISLLLGIIMLQVGIAQLENLFGTDLSLTISTHIKWLPLYIVLIFFIGSLGGLYPALFLSRLKPQLALKATNAFHQRSGKLSFKKVIIVFQFFVTALLIAGSLSIKRQIDFVRSKDLGYNKDGIIVLHVPDEQMRKLYASLRNKLSANAHVLGVSASRDLFDGQQGITEVEEIGRSEDPRMISMFRMYPNFVETMGIEMALGRTFTEPLRDSSSFILNEAAVEMLGWDKKEVIGKKIRSYSQTGEVIGVVKDFHFTSLHATIAPLIMLVPKSKIEYLYVRVAPGDLAKTLPSLEADWKAVAPHLPFEFIMLDEHVGQMYRQDERLSQLILVFCGLSVFLAFLGLYGVISLMAEARTKEIGIRKVLGASVSAITAMLSGEFMLLVFIAVLIALPTSYYFLEQWLNNFAYRINMPIDILMLSVLLSAVLAGLAVSFRSIKAALANPIDSIKSE is encoded by the coding sequence ATGATTACAACGGGCTTTCGAATCGCGTGGCGTCATGCGCGGAAATTCAAAATTTATTCACTGATCAATATCGGAGGGTTGGCCTTGGGATTTGCTTCTTCCATCGCCATCCTTCATTTTGTGTCCGGCGAATTTTCTTACGACAAGTTTCACCGTCTTTCAGACAACGTTTATCGCCTCAACACGGTAACGCAAACCCCAACGGGGTCGCAAGTGCAGGCCGCCGGCACGCCTTTGCTGGCACCAACACTCATCTCGGATATTCCGGAAGTGGAAGCCGCCGTCAGGTTGCGTCACGCGGATGATGTGTTGATTGAGATCGGTGAAAAGAAATTCTATGAAACGAAAGTATTCTACGCCGACTCAAACTTTTTCAACGTATTGACTTTTCCCCTTGCACAGGGGAACCCTCATACCGCCTTGAAAGAAATAAATACCGCGGTGATCACCACAGCCTTTGCAAAGAAGTATTTCGGAAATCAGGATCCGATAAATAAAACCATTAAGGTAAATGACATCGTTGTGCAGGTCAGCGGCGTAACACTTCCGGCGGGCAAGTCGCATCTCGATTTTGATGTGCTCGTCTCCTTTGAAACGTTTACACCGCCGAAAGGTATACCCATCAGCCTGACCAGTTGGGCCTGGACCTCCTTTCCCACCTATGTCCGCTTGCGCGAAGGAACTGACAAAGCAAGTGTGGAAGCTAAATTTCCAGCATTCATCCGGAAGTACCGATCGCCTGAAGATGCCCGAAAAATCAACTATCAACTGCAACCTGTAAAGGACGTTTACCTGCATTCACGCAACATCCTCGAGCGCGATGGCATTTCTACCAAGGGGGACTACACGTACACGGTCGGCCTGGCGGCCATTGCTGCTCTCATTATGGGTATTGCATGCTTCAATTTTGCTAACCTGTCCACTGCCCTCTCCATTTATCGGGTCAAAGAAACAGGTGTCAAGCGCTCCCTGGGGTCAAGTCGGTCGGAAATTTTTTCTCAGTTCATTTTTGAATCCATCGTTGGCGCAGCGATCAGCCTTTTGCTCGGGATCATCATGCTGCAGGTGGGAATTGCCCAGCTGGAAAATCTGTTTGGCACGGATCTGTCGCTAACGATCTCCACGCATATCAAATGGCTTCCACTTTATATTGTTCTTATTTTCTTTATTGGCAGCCTTGGCGGCCTATATCCTGCCCTTTTTCTATCCCGGTTAAAGCCGCAGCTGGCGCTGAAAGCAACAAACGCTTTTCACCAACGAAGCGGCAAGCTGTCGTTTAAAAAAGTCATTATCGTATTTCAATTCTTCGTGACCGCCCTGTTAATTGCCGGTAGCCTGAGCATTAAAAGGCAAATCGATTTTGTCCGGTCAAAAGACCTGGGCTACAACAAAGACGGAATCATTGTCCTCCACGTTCCCGACGAGCAGATGCGGAAGCTTTATGCGTCGTTGAGAAATAAACTTTCCGCGAATGCCCATGTGCTGGGTGTTTCCGCGAGCCGGGATCTATTTGATGGCCAACAAGGCATTACCGAGGTTGAGGAAATAGGGCGTTCGGAAGATCCCCGCATGATCAGTATGTTCCGGATGTACCCCAATTTTGTGGAAACCATGGGCATAGAAATGGCGCTGGGAAGGACGTTCACCGAGCCGCTTCGCGATAGCAGTTCATTTATCCTGAATGAGGCTGCTGTAGAAATGCTGGGCTGGGACAAAAAAGAGGTGATCGGAAAAAAGATCCGGTCCTACAGCCAAACCGGCGAAGTGATTGGGGTAGTGAAAGATTTTCATTTCACCAGCCTTCACGCGACGATTGCACCGCTGATCATGCTCGTTCCAAAATCGAAGATTGAATATCTATACGTCCGCGTGGCGCCCGGTGATTTAGCGAAAACCCTCCCTTCCCTTGAAGCAGACTGGAAGGCCGTTGCGCCTCATCTTCCATTCGAATTTATCATGTTAGATGAGCACGTTGGGCAGATGTATCGTCAGGATGAAAGACTTTCCCAGCTTATATTGGTCTTCTGTGGGCTGTCTGTTTTCCTTGCTTTTCTTGGACTGTATGGTGTCATTTCATTGATGGCAGAAGCACGGACTAAAGAAATAGGCATCAGAAAAGTGTTAGGCGCTTCCGTGTCGGCGATCACGGCCATGCTGTCGGGAGAATTTATGCTCCTGGTGTTCATCGCGGTTCTGATCGCCCTGCCCACCTCCTACTACTTTTTGGAGCAATGGCTCAACAACTTCGCCTACAGGATCAATATGCCGATCGACATCCTCATGCTTTCCGTGTTGTTATCGGCAGTGCTGGCCGGGCTCGCCGTGAGCTTTAGATCCATAAAAGCGGCCTTGGCAAATCCGATTGATTCCATAAAAAGTGAGTAG
- a CDS encoding DUF1801 domain-containing protein, with the protein MIATLPRDEQVLVKRLRALVTECIPQATEKAYDGQVMPFYTRNRLICFIWPPSMAWEPNANFEKQKAKGVALGFNQGSLMANEDGVLLAEGRKQVYMMYFKKLDDIDEHQVRALLFEAAMIDGQFAKKKKRK; encoded by the coding sequence ATGATCGCGACCCTTCCGCGCGATGAGCAAGTGCTGGTGAAGCGGCTCCGCGCACTGGTAACGGAATGCATTCCACAAGCCACGGAGAAGGCATACGACGGCCAGGTCATGCCGTTCTACACCCGGAACCGGCTGATCTGTTTTATCTGGCCACCTTCCATGGCTTGGGAGCCAAACGCAAATTTTGAAAAGCAAAAGGCGAAAGGAGTGGCACTCGGTTTCAACCAGGGAAGTCTGATGGCCAACGAGGATGGCGTGTTGCTGGCCGAGGGTCGTAAACAGGTTTATATGATGTATTTTAAAAAGCTGGACGATATTGACGAGCATCAGGTCCGTGCACTGTTGTTCGAGGCCGCTATGATCGATGGACAGTTTGCCAAAAAGAAGAAGCGTAAATGA
- a CDS encoding heavy metal transporter: MGKIIRPTYPVEFSVGLLILIFVLSFFLSSQLFETHWRELMDGTTDAYFGMLLISMAVIIMVLVLWEEFLFPIKIKPGKDGVVFRNHRTKLKTQLLIYCIIPAIFAFVYFNYDVHIVRFVIWAILCTVIPVVIKLVSGLNNYNDFLKLTDHAIEYKNNKKSGVFDLKEIQRLTLIRDERNVLHKVQVSTHQENLIIDLDEMELEAFLDSIDQFITAHYKRLLA, encoded by the coding sequence ATGGGAAAAATCATTCGGCCAACCTATCCGGTAGAATTCAGCGTAGGACTTTTAATATTGATCTTTGTTTTATCGTTCTTTTTGTCGTCGCAGCTCTTCGAAACACACTGGCGCGAACTGATGGATGGCACAACAGACGCTTACTTTGGCATGCTGCTCATCAGCATGGCGGTCATCATTATGGTGCTTGTTCTTTGGGAGGAATTCTTGTTCCCGATCAAGATAAAACCAGGAAAAGACGGTGTCGTGTTCAGGAACCACCGGACCAAGCTAAAGACACAACTGCTGATCTACTGTATCATACCGGCGATCTTCGCGTTTGTCTATTTCAATTACGACGTTCATATCGTTCGATTTGTCATCTGGGCAATCCTCTGCACGGTCATCCCGGTCGTGATCAAATTAGTTTCCGGGCTCAATAACTACAACGACTTCCTGAAGTTGACCGACCATGCCATTGAATACAAGAACAACAAGAAATCGGGTGTATTCGACCTGAAGGAAATCCAACGCCTGACGCTCATCCGCGATGAAAGAAATGTCCTTCACAAGGTGCAGGTATCCACTCATCAGGAGAACCTGATTATCGACCTAGACGAAATGGAATTGGAGGCATTCCTTGATTCCATTGATCAATTCATTACAGCGCACTACAAACGTCTGCTGGCTTAG
- a CDS encoding toxin-antitoxin system YwqK family antitoxin, producing MMSPFRLTVIFLLTSASVMAQSPRYATKHLLSTNDGTFKDFNAAKKNGKVVSYLETNAVLWDIDDDNTTVIKISGPTLLCFEGTWKNGKKEGQVNVYVIDSVNRQRRYKIWEQQYQNDHLNGEWREYTLRGTLASLRTFQNDSLQGIAREYWIDGTIKDEREYLGSSQHYIEHTLRPDGTLEKILTIRNGQRNGVGREYYPDGKVMEEVNFKDDNFHGPRKYFYPNGQLWIEQIDKDGLQWEVVSNFTEDGKRRDAGTLRNGNGTIIFYNENGSVRKVSTFLNGVEQ from the coding sequence ATGATGTCCCCCTTTAGACTGACTGTAATTTTTCTATTGACGAGTGCTTCCGTTATGGCACAATCGCCTCGTTACGCCACTAAACATTTGTTGAGCACGAACGACGGGACCTTCAAGGATTTTAATGCCGCCAAGAAAAACGGAAAGGTCGTTTCCTATCTTGAAACAAACGCGGTGCTGTGGGATATTGACGATGACAACACGACCGTCATAAAAATTTCGGGTCCAACGCTCTTGTGTTTTGAAGGCACGTGGAAAAACGGCAAAAAGGAAGGGCAGGTTAATGTGTATGTGATCGATAGCGTCAATCGTCAGCGCCGTTACAAGATCTGGGAACAACAATATCAGAATGATCACCTGAATGGCGAGTGGCGGGAGTATACCCTTCGCGGAACCCTGGCGTCTCTACGCACCTTTCAAAACGATAGCTTACAGGGTATTGCCCGCGAGTACTGGATCGACGGCACGATAAAAGACGAACGTGAATATCTTGGCAGTTCGCAGCATTATATAGAACACACCCTTCGCCCAGATGGTACGCTCGAGAAAATCCTGACGATACGAAATGGCCAGCGCAATGGCGTGGGGCGCGAGTATTACCCGGACGGAAAAGTCATGGAAGAAGTGAACTTCAAAGACGATAATTTCCACGGCCCGAGAAAGTATTTTTATCCTAATGGCCAACTCTGGATTGAACAGATCGACAAGGACGGTCTTCAATGGGAGGTGGTCTCCAATTTCACCGAGGACGGCAAACGCCGCGACGCCGGCACCCTCCGGAATGGCAATGGCACCATCATTTTTTACAACGAAAACGGTAGCGTACGCAAGGTCTCCACTTTTTTGAATGGCGTAGAGCAATAG
- a CDS encoding PAS domain S-box protein yields the protein MNQEPTSPFVTKVLLRQSIGSVRLVIALFTVTAAVTKLLYDRFLPGLTDLDEVRWTIIGLGSLAFVATYFRFKRGIVLSYFSLFLYLSTLFYVIAFVLINRFDPNAVIILILVVGASSVIINSLFYYGVQSVIIVLASMFAYPGTDLSNGNLMAFLNLIIALGVFGIVITVRLKLISSVKKSHSNLEKLNVLSIVANKAGEIVFVSPSVQNLLGYDPKELVKDGWWSSQNLRDGWISRDYILNYPNILPKEIASMETSLSTKDGKKVWFSWVNSMLPNGNYVGVALDITKYKNS from the coding sequence ATGAACCAGGAACCTACCAGTCCGTTCGTTACCAAAGTCTTGTTGCGACAATCGATCGGCTCTGTGCGATTGGTGATCGCGTTGTTTACCGTTACCGCCGCCGTGACCAAACTGCTTTATGATCGCTTTCTACCGGGCCTCACCGATTTGGATGAAGTGCGCTGGACGATCATCGGACTGGGATCCCTAGCTTTTGTTGCTACCTATTTCAGGTTTAAGCGAGGCATCGTGCTTTCCTACTTTTCCCTTTTCCTGTATCTGTCTACGCTCTTTTATGTCATCGCGTTTGTGCTGATCAATCGATTCGATCCCAATGCCGTTATTATTTTGATCTTGGTGGTGGGCGCCAGTTCGGTCATTATCAACAGTCTGTTCTACTACGGGGTACAGAGTGTTATCATCGTGCTGGCCTCTATGTTTGCGTATCCGGGTACGGATTTGAGCAATGGGAATTTGATGGCTTTCTTAAATTTGATCATCGCCCTCGGTGTCTTCGGCATTGTGATCACCGTCCGGCTGAAACTTATTTCGAGTGTAAAAAAATCGCATTCCAATCTCGAAAAGCTCAACGTCCTTTCCATTGTTGCGAACAAGGCGGGTGAAATTGTTTTTGTCAGTCCTTCCGTACAAAATCTTCTGGGCTACGACCCGAAAGAGTTGGTGAAGGACGGTTGGTGGAGTTCACAGAATTTGCGGGACGGATGGATCAGCCGCGATTACATTTTGAATTATCCGAACATTCTTCCAAAGGAGATCGCGTCGATGGAAACCAGTCTATCTACAAAAGATGGAAAGAAGGTATGGTTCAGTTGGGTGAATTCGATGTTGCCCAATGGGAACTATGTGGGGGTTGCTTTGGACATTACGAAGTATAAGAATAGCTGA
- a CDS encoding xanthine dehydrogenase family protein molybdopterin-binding subunit, producing MKTEINESKIFKVSRRDFLKSTSMSMSGLLLGLSFSCSDTSKKLTGNPDFVFSPSLFISLNGNGDVTLIAHRSEMGTGIRTSLPLVMADEMEADWSRVKVVQAVGDEKYGDQNTDGSYSVRMFFTPLRKAGATVRLLLEQAAAKEWGVDVSECKAQNHEVVHTSGKSLGFGYLAEKAAALPIPEESKITLKSPKDFKYISKQSSIVDLKAIVTGKAKFGFDNNHLPNTKIAVIKRNPEPGAGLKSFKADKAMEVPGVIKIFTLDPPGFPTTLNKPLGGVVVVAENTWAALEGRKALDVTWNKGTNADYNSHTYNGDMLQRAKTKGKVRRENGQVESALKNAKKVIEVDYMVPLLSHAPMETPCALAHVHDNVCEVWAPVQDPQGARKALAEALKLDPKAVTVNVTLLGGAFGRKSKPDFVVEAALISKTMGTPVKILWTREDDIQHDFYHFPAAQHLKVGIDENSKVTSWLHRSVFPPIDGTSDSKAKEASGAELSMGMIDMPYAIDNVCCETQQATVKTRIGWLRSVANIHHAYAVGCTLDEVAHARGVDPIQNTLDLLGSDRSIDFSALTSEFWNYGEKLEDFPWSTARFRKVIETAKEKSNWGKTLPKGSGQGFAAHRSFLTYVACVVEVTVDANNKIRIPKVDYVVDCGIPVNPERIKAQFEGGAAFAASLALKSEITVTGGAVQQSNFHNYQVARMTDAPFETAVHLIESNEKPTGVGEPPVPPLIPALCNAIFAATGKRIRQLPVRLA from the coding sequence ATGAAAACAGAAATAAACGAGTCCAAAATATTTAAAGTCAGCCGCCGCGACTTTTTGAAATCCACTTCCATGAGCATGTCGGGATTGTTGCTGGGCCTCAGCTTCAGTTGTTCGGACACCTCCAAAAAACTCACGGGCAATCCTGACTTTGTATTTTCGCCAAGCCTGTTCATCAGCCTCAACGGCAATGGCGATGTTACGCTCATTGCCCACCGGTCTGAAATGGGAACAGGGATACGGACCAGTCTTCCCCTGGTCATGGCCGATGAAATGGAGGCCGACTGGAGCCGGGTGAAGGTGGTGCAGGCGGTCGGCGATGAGAAATACGGCGATCAAAATACAGACGGTTCCTATAGCGTGCGCATGTTTTTCACGCCCCTGCGGAAGGCGGGTGCCACGGTGCGCCTATTGCTGGAACAGGCTGCCGCAAAAGAGTGGGGCGTTGACGTATCGGAGTGCAAGGCACAAAATCACGAGGTAGTTCATACCTCCGGAAAATCGCTTGGCTTCGGATACCTCGCGGAGAAAGCCGCGGCATTGCCCATCCCCGAAGAAAGCAAGATCACGCTGAAATCGCCAAAAGATTTCAAGTACATATCAAAACAAAGTTCCATTGTTGATTTGAAGGCCATTGTCACGGGCAAAGCAAAGTTCGGTTTCGACAACAATCATCTTCCGAACACAAAAATTGCCGTGATCAAGCGCAACCCTGAACCCGGCGCGGGGCTGAAGTCTTTTAAAGCCGATAAGGCGATGGAAGTGCCGGGCGTCATAAAAATTTTCACGTTGGACCCGCCGGGCTTTCCTACCACATTAAATAAACCCCTCGGCGGCGTCGTGGTCGTTGCCGAAAACACCTGGGCCGCGTTGGAAGGCCGCAAAGCGCTCGACGTTACCTGGAACAAAGGCACGAACGCAGACTACAACTCCCACACCTACAATGGCGACATGCTGCAACGCGCCAAGACAAAAGGGAAAGTAAGAAGAGAAAACGGACAAGTCGAGAGTGCCCTGAAGAACGCAAAAAAAGTAATCGAAGTCGACTATATGGTCCCGCTGCTTTCGCATGCTCCGATGGAAACACCTTGTGCATTGGCCCACGTACACGACAACGTATGCGAGGTCTGGGCTCCCGTGCAGGATCCACAAGGGGCGAGGAAAGCGTTGGCAGAAGCCTTGAAGCTGGATCCAAAAGCAGTGACGGTTAACGTTACGCTTCTAGGCGGCGCCTTTGGCCGCAAGTCAAAACCGGATTTCGTGGTGGAAGCCGCCCTGATCTCCAAAACGATGGGCACTCCCGTAAAAATATTGTGGACACGGGAAGACGACATTCAGCATGATTTCTATCACTTCCCGGCGGCCCAGCATTTGAAAGTGGGCATCGATGAAAACAGCAAAGTCACCTCCTGGCTGCACCGGTCTGTGTTCCCTCCCATTGACGGAACCTCGGACAGCAAGGCCAAAGAGGCCAGCGGTGCGGAGTTGAGCATGGGGATGATCGACATGCCCTATGCCATCGACAACGTCTGCTGCGAAACCCAGCAAGCCACCGTCAAGACACGCATTGGGTGGCTGAGGTCTGTCGCCAACATCCATCATGCCTACGCGGTAGGCTGTACGTTGGACGAGGTGGCGCATGCCCGGGGTGTTGATCCGATTCAAAACACCCTCGACCTGCTCGGAAGCGACCGCTCCATCGACTTCAGTGCGCTTACGTCAGAGTTCTGGAATTACGGCGAAAAACTGGAAGACTTCCCCTGGAGCACGGCACGCTTTCGAAAGGTGATTGAAACGGCAAAGGAAAAATCAAATTGGGGAAAAACTCTTCCCAAAGGAAGTGGCCAGGGCTTCGCTGCGCATAGAAGTTTTCTCACCTATGTGGCTTGCGTAGTCGAGGTCACCGTTGATGCCAATAACAAGATCAGGATCCCCAAGGTAGACTATGTGGTGGACTGTGGCATTCCGGTGAACCCGGAGCGGATCAAAGCACAGTTTGAGGGAGGCGCAGCGTTTGCCGCGAGTCTTGCCTTGAAAAGTGAAATTACGGTAACCGGGGGAGCCGTTCAGCAATCCAATTTCCATAACTACCAGGTTGCCCGAATGACGGATGCACCCTTCGAGACCGCCGTTCATCTTATAGAAAGCAACGAGAAGCCTACCGGCGTAGGCGAGCCGCCCGTGCCTCCCCTCATACCGGCACTCTGCAATGCTATTTTTGCAGCAACCGGAAAACGGATCAGGCAGTTACCGGTAAGGCTAGCCTAA
- a CDS encoding (2Fe-2S)-binding protein → MATYQLIVNGENREVEAVPNTPLLWVLRDNLSLTGTKYGCGMAQCGACTVHLDGTAVRSCSTPVSTIGNKKVTTIEGISSEEKVHPVQQAWMDENVPQCGYCQSGQIMSAVALLSKNPAPNDKDIETAMSGNICRCGTYERIRKAIKRASNTAAK, encoded by the coding sequence ATGGCAACATACCAACTCATCGTCAACGGTGAAAACCGTGAGGTGGAAGCCGTTCCCAATACGCCTCTCCTTTGGGTCCTTCGCGATAACCTCAGTCTTACAGGAACAAAATACGGCTGTGGCATGGCCCAATGCGGAGCCTGCACAGTACACCTCGATGGTACTGCGGTCCGGTCATGCTCGACGCCGGTTTCCACGATCGGAAATAAGAAAGTGACCACCATCGAAGGGATCTCGTCCGAAGAAAAAGTTCACCCGGTGCAGCAAGCCTGGATGGATGAGAATGTTCCCCAATGCGGGTATTGCCAAAGCGGTCAGATCATGTCGGCCGTTGCACTGCTGTCAAAAAATCCAGCACCGAACGACAAGGATATTGAAACCGCCATGTCGGGCAATATTTGCCGGTGCGGCACCTACGAACGGATCCGGAAAGCCATTAAGCGGGCCTCTAACACAGCAGCAAAATGA
- a CDS encoding PQQ-dependent dehydrogenase, methanol/ethanol family yields the protein MKNKWYFLLLFVIIFSCQNEKPKGWIDQDRLQNRQAADWLTTGGNQDMQHYSPLDQINSGNVKDLGFAWEYDARSHIGNVPRGLEATPIVADGIMYTAGSWGAVYALDAKTGKELWTFKPKVDPAYVRRSCCDVVNRGVAVWEGKVYVGTLDGFLVCLDAQDGKVLWNVDTFTDRTKAYTITSPPQVAGHIVMIGNSGSEFGVRGYITAYDLKTGEQKWRFFIVPGDPANGHESAEMEMAAKTWDPKSHWQSGGGGTVWGESAYDPELNLLYVGTGNAAPYPIWFRSPSGGDNLFLACILAINPDTGKLVWHYQTTPGEIWDYTATQNIVLADVELAGKPRKVLMQAPKNGFFYVLDRATGELISAEKYTRVNWASHVDLKTGRPVLTEQGQWYKDKPKLVVPYLGGGHVWQPMSYNPNTGLVYIPERSVPQVFKTFDTYEWLPDVDNTNLDYAEMYKFRKHVLDQVKSAEDTVRAENLLAWNPITQKVAWKFPDGGPDGGTMSTPELVFQGTRTGYFNVHNAKTGEKLKSIFTGNGIMAAPTTYSIDGEQYVAVMAAYGGAETSGYLPDGVIYQYENKARIIAFKLGGGETPLPPKRKLVETPAPPATMKIREDLIERGTYLYNFYCDICHGKFGDRHLSQHPDLSKLPEAKHLLFNDILLKGILSQNGMASFSNSLSEADVEAIHNFLLKKQTELYKKGQSK from the coding sequence GTGAAAAACAAATGGTACTTCCTGTTGCTTTTCGTTATCATCTTCAGTTGCCAAAACGAAAAACCCAAAGGGTGGATTGATCAGGATCGTCTACAAAACCGCCAGGCCGCCGATTGGTTGACCACCGGCGGCAATCAAGACATGCAGCATTACTCTCCGCTGGATCAGATCAATTCAGGAAATGTAAAGGACTTGGGGTTTGCCTGGGAGTATGATGCCCGTTCACACATCGGCAATGTGCCGCGAGGTCTCGAGGCCACACCCATTGTCGCGGATGGGATCATGTATACCGCTGGGTCATGGGGAGCCGTCTATGCGTTGGATGCTAAAACCGGAAAAGAGCTTTGGACATTCAAACCCAAAGTAGATCCTGCTTACGTTCGCCGTTCGTGTTGCGATGTGGTGAACCGTGGTGTCGCCGTTTGGGAAGGAAAAGTTTATGTGGGCACGCTCGACGGATTTCTCGTTTGCCTCGATGCGCAGGATGGTAAAGTACTCTGGAACGTCGATACGTTTACCGACAGAACGAAGGCCTACACGATCACCAGCCCCCCGCAAGTGGCGGGCCATATCGTGATGATCGGCAATTCCGGTTCTGAGTTTGGCGTGCGCGGTTATATTACCGCCTACGATCTGAAAACCGGGGAACAAAAATGGCGCTTCTTCATCGTACCCGGCGATCCGGCGAACGGACACGAAAGCGCTGAAATGGAAATGGCCGCTAAGACCTGGGATCCAAAATCGCATTGGCAAAGTGGAGGCGGAGGAACGGTGTGGGGCGAATCGGCTTACGACCCTGAACTTAATTTGCTTTATGTGGGAACGGGCAATGCAGCCCCATACCCGATCTGGTTTAGAAGCCCTTCCGGCGGCGACAATCTATTTCTGGCTTGCATACTCGCCATCAATCCTGACACGGGAAAATTGGTTTGGCATTATCAAACCACCCCGGGAGAGATCTGGGATTATACCGCTACTCAAAATATTGTGTTGGCCGATGTTGAACTCGCCGGCAAGCCCCGGAAAGTTTTGATGCAGGCGCCCAAGAATGGTTTTTTCTATGTGTTGGATCGCGCCACGGGAGAACTTATTTCGGCGGAAAAATACACCCGGGTCAATTGGGCCAGTCATGTTGACTTGAAGACGGGAAGACCGGTATTAACAGAACAGGGACAATGGTACAAGGACAAACCAAAACTTGTGGTGCCGTATCTGGGTGGGGGACATGTGTGGCAACCGATGTCCTACAATCCAAACACCGGTTTGGTTTACATACCGGAGCGCTCCGTGCCCCAGGTGTTCAAAACCTTCGACACCTACGAATGGCTGCCCGATGTGGACAATACAAACCTGGATTATGCCGAGATGTATAAATTTCGAAAGCACGTTCTTGACCAGGTGAAAAGCGCGGAAGACACCGTTCGCGCAGAGAATTTATTGGCCTGGAATCCCATCACCCAAAAAGTTGCCTGGAAGTTTCCGGACGGTGGTCCCGACGGAGGAACCATGTCGACGCCTGAATTAGTATTCCAGGGAACCCGGACTGGCTATTTCAATGTACACAACGCGAAAACCGGAGAGAAGCTGAAATCTATTTTTACGGGTAATGGAATCATGGCTGCCCCCACAACCTATAGCATAGACGGCGAACAATATGTTGCCGTGATGGCTGCCTACGGAGGCGCCGAGACGAGCGGCTATTTGCCGGATGGGGTCATCTATCAATATGAAAACAAAGCCCGGATCATAGCGTTTAAACTGGGAGGAGGAGAAACACCGCTGCCCCCCAAACGGAAATTAGTGGAAACACCCGCGCCACCGGCTACGATGAAAATACGGGAAGACCTTATTGAGCGTGGAACTTATCTCTATAATTTCTATTGCGATATATGCCACGGCAAGTTTGGCGACCGTCATTTATCACAGCATCCCGACTTGTCCAAATTACCCGAAGCCAAGCACTTATTGTTTAATGATATTTTATTAAAAGGGATTCTATCGCAAAATGGAATGGCAAGTTTTAGCAATTCGCTGAGTGAAGCCGACGTGGAAGCCATCCACAACTTCCTGTTAAAGAAACAGACGGAGTTGTATAAGAAGGGCCAATCGAAATAA
- a CDS encoding DUF2200 domain-containing protein: MNTSDTHNQRIAKMTFAAVYPLYIAKVEKKGRTKAELHQVITWLTGFDNKKLQELIKEKVTFETFFQRASLNPNARLITGVICGYRVEEIEDPLTQQARYLDKLVDELAKGRKMEKILRSS, from the coding sequence ATGAACACTTCGGACACCCACAATCAACGTATCGCAAAAATGACCTTCGCTGCAGTCTATCCGTTGTATATTGCAAAGGTAGAGAAGAAGGGCAGAACCAAAGCGGAACTGCATCAGGTCATCACGTGGCTAACAGGCTTCGATAACAAGAAGCTGCAGGAGCTCATAAAAGAAAAGGTAACGTTTGAAACGTTCTTCCAGCGTGCTTCGCTAAACCCCAACGCACGCCTCATCACGGGGGTCATCTGCGGGTATCGCGTGGAGGAAATCGAGGATCCATTGACGCAGCAGGCCAGGTATTTGGATAAGTTGGTAGACGAGTTGGCGAAAGGTAGAAAGATGGAGAAGATCTTGCGCAGCTCGTGA